Proteins co-encoded in one Rattus rattus isolate New Zealand chromosome 5, Rrattus_CSIRO_v1, whole genome shotgun sequence genomic window:
- the Lrrc4c gene encoding leucine-rich repeat-containing protein 4C, which produces MLNKMTLHPQQIMIGPRFNRALFDPLLVVLLALQLLVVAGLVRAQTCPSVCSCSNQFSKVICVRKNLREVPDGISTNTRLLNLHENQIQIIKVNSFKHLRHLEILQLSRNHIRTIEIGAFNGLANLNTLELFDNRLTTIPNGAFVYLSKLKELWLRNNPIESIPSYAFNRIPSLRRLDLGELKRLSYISEGAFEGLSNLRYLNLAMCNLREIPNLTPLIKLDELDLSGNHLSAIRPGSFQGLMHLQKLWMIQSQIQVIERNAFDNLQSLVEINLAHNNLTLLPHDLFTPLHHLERIHLHHNPWNCNCDILWLSWWIRDMAPSNTACCARCNTPPNLKGRYIGELDQNYFTCYAPVIVEPPADLNVTEGMAAELKCRASTSLTSVSWITPNGTVMTHGAYKVRIAVLSDGTLNFTNVTVQDTGMYTCMVSNSVGNTTASATLNVTAATTTPFSYFSTVTVETMEPSQDEARTTDNNVGPTPVIDWETTNVTTSLTPQSTRSTEKTFTIPVTDINSGIPGIDEVMKTTKIIIGCFVAITLMAAVMLVIFYKMRKQHHRQNHHAPTRTVEIINVDDEITGDTPMESHLPMPAIEHEHLNHYNSYKSPFNHTTTVNTINSIHSSVHEPLLIRMNSKDNVQETQI; this is translated from the coding sequence ATGTTGAACAAGATGACCTTACATCCACAGCAGATAATGATAGGTCCTAGGTTTAACAGGGCCCTATTTGACCCCCTGCTTGTGGTGCTGTTGGCTCTTCAACTTCTTGTGGTGGCTGGTCTGGTTCGGGCTCAAACCTGCCCTTCGGTGTGCTCTTGTAGCAACCAGTTCAGCAAGGTGATTTGTGTTCGGAAAAACCTTCGTGAGGTTCCTGATGGCATCTCCACCAACACAAGGCTGCTGAACCTCCATGAGAACCAAATCCAGATCATTAAAGTGAACAGCTTCAAGCATTTGAGGCACTTGGAAATCCTCCAGTTGAGCAGGAACCATATTCGAACCATTGAAATCGGGGCCTTCAATGGTCTGGCGAACCTCAACACTCTGGAACTCTTTGACAATCGTCTTACCACCATCCCAAATGGAGCTTTTGTATATTTGTCTAAACTGAAGGAGCTGTGGTTGCGGAACAACCCTATTGAAAGCATCCCTTCCTATGCTTTTAACAGAATCCCTTCTTTGCGCCGCCTAGACTTAGGGGAATTGAAAAGGCTTTCATACATCTCAGAAGGTGCCTTTGAAGGTCTGTCCAACTTGAGGTATTTGAACCTTGCCATGTGCAACCTCCGGGAAATCCCTAACCTCACGCCGCTCATCAAACTGGATGAGCTAGATCTTTCTGGGAACCATTTGTCTGCAATCAGGCCTGGCTCTTTTCAGGGGTTGATGCACCTTCAAAAACTGTGGATGATACAGTCTCAGATTCAAGTGATTGAACGGAATGCCTTTGATAACCTTCAGTCACTAGTGGAGATCAACTTGGCACACAACAATCTAACATTACTGCCTCATGACCTCTTCACACCCTTGCATCATCTAGAGAGGATACACCTTCACCACAACCCATGGAATTGTAACTGTGACATCCTGTGGCTCAGCTGGTGGATAAGAGACATGGCCCCCTCCAACACGGCTTGTTGTGCCAGGTGTAACACTCCCCCCAACCTGAAAGGGAGGTACATCGGAGAGCTGGACCAGAATTACTTTACATGCTATGCTCCGGTAATTGTGGAGCCCCCTGCAGACCTCAATGTCACTGAAGGCATGGCCGCTGAGCTGAAATGTCGGGCGTCTACGTCCCTGACTTCCGTATCTTGGATTACTCCAAATGGAACTGTCATGACCCACGGGGCATACAAAGTGCGGATAGCTGTGCTCAGCGACGGTACTTTAAATTTCACAAATGTAACTGTGCAagacacaggcatgtacacatgtatggtgAGTAATTCTGTTGGCAACACCACTGCTTCGGCCACCTTGAATGTTACTGCGGCAACCACTACTCCATTCTCGTACTTTTCAACTGTAACGGTAGAGACTATGGAACCTTCTCAGGATGAGGCACGGACCACAGATAACAATGTGGGCCCCACTCCAGTGATCGATTGGGAGACCACCAATGTAACCACATCTCTTACGCCACAGAGCACAAGGTCGACAGAGAAAACATTCACCATCCCAGTAACTGACATTAACAGCGGAATCCCAGGAATTGATGAagtaatgaaaacaacaaaaatcattatTGGGTGTTTTGTGGCCATCACTCTCATGGCTGCCGTGATGCTGGTCATTTTCTATAAGATGAGGAAACAGCACCATCGGCAAAACCACCATGCTCCAACGAGGACTGTTGAAATCATTAACGTGGATGATGAGATCACTGGGGACACGCCCATGGAAAGCCACCTGCCCATGCCTGCGATTGAGCATGAGCACCTAAACCATTATAACTCTTACAAATCTCCCTTCAACCACACAACAACAGTAAACACAATAAATTCAATACACAGTTCAGTGCATGAACCGTTATTGATCCGAATGAACTCTAAAGACAATGTACAAGAGACTCAGATATAA